ATAGGTTCGGGGTGGAAGCGTGGCAACACGCGGAGCTGACGAATACTAATCGGTCGAGGGCTTAACCAAAACATGCGTACGTTCTTCTGATTCAGTTTTCAGAGTGTAATAAATGAACCCCCTTATCTGAGCAATCAGGTAAGGGGGTTTTATGTATGAGATGTTATTAACCGAAAGTGGAATATAAGCCAATTCCTTGTTTTTCGTGTTTTACTACAAATCCTTTCCGTTCTTTTTTCCATTTTTGTACACGTAACACTGTAAATAAACGTGGAATACTGAGAGTAATATGTAATACAAGTATTAAAAATCCGTGTTGCAAGCCCCACCAGGCCATTACTAACAATCCCACAGCATTCCCGAAAAAGAAAAACATCCACTCAATCTGTTGATAATCAGAAATGGAAAGTGGAAGTTTCGTTCGCCATCCTCCCCAGGGGGAAAGGAATGCGTCAATGTGCCAGCGCATCGAAAGTGAAGATATAAAGCAATATAAGAAAAAAGAAAATCCTTGTAACAGCCAAAGAAGTACGAGATAACCAAAAGATTGTATAATGTTTTGGTTGGTTACCTGTAAATATTGTTCCGCGAGAAATAAAAGGGCAAAGATAATGAACACTTGTATTACGATCATAGGTAATTTCCAACGATACCGGTAGTGAAGCGTATGATTGTAAATCGTTGTATTCTGTTTCTCTAATTTTCCCTTATGAATTTTTTCTGACCTCATCCTTTGAACTCCCTTACGAAATAAATATCAAGTCTAATTTATTATGCTATATGGTTTTATAGGTTGTTATTCCCTTTATCGGATTTGGAGGAAGGATTTTGCATACTGCATTGGAACCGATTTTTCCAGTTATTTATATCGGAGAAAAAAAAACTGAAGGCATTGTTCTAGGCGCAGATTCTTCCCACACCAAGAAAGTAGCTAACCTGCGCCGGACATTTAGTGAATATGGTATCCCGGTTCTTGTTATACCGCTAAAAGAAGCTGAAATCGTGCGTACTTTTTATAAAAATTATCTCTCAACTAGAATTTTTAATGAAAAAGTATTATATGAAGCGTGTAAACATCAAAAAGCTGATTATATAATCGTGCGTCGTGCTCTTGGGTTAGAACCGGGTATTGGACAAAAGAGAAGCGAAATATGTGAAGAAGAAGCTTGGGAGTGGCTGCAGCAAGCTATCTTTCTCCCAACTTCCCTGGAAGAGAGGATAGGACTAACATTAAAAAAAGAGGTAGTGTTAGGTATTTGGGGGGACGCAAAAACTAAACTAACGGAATATGTTGTAGAAGAGTTGAGCAGACGAAATTATAATTTTCGACTCTTTACGAAGAATAGAGAATTTATTTATCCACTTCAAAAAAACATTGTATTATGTGAAGATAAATGGGAAGCTGTAGAAAAGGTGTCGGGATTGTTTATTCTTTCACAGGGTCTATCGGCTTCTCAAATTCCCGCAAAAGAATGGGCGATGCAGAGAATGAGGATGAATCATGGCACACTTATCGATCCGTATGGTCTGTATGAGCCTGAAGAAGTAGAAAGTATTGGGTATAATTATATAAGTTATGGAAGGCGTTACTAATATTTTTATTCATATGTATAAAATAGAAAACAATGGGGAAGAATGGCGTAAAAAAGACGAAGGTGAGATTATGATGACGGAGCAGGAAAACCGTAGCTGCATTGTGTGCGGCAATGAAGAGACACAGGGTATCTTTATTTTTGATTCATTTGTTTGCCAGCGGTGTGAACAGGAAATCGTAACAACGGACGCTTCGGAAGATAAATATCGCTTTTTTATTCGTCAAATGCGCAGCATTTGGCTAAAGCAAAACGCCTAACCCTTCTTAAAAATTAGAAGGGTTTTTTTATTGGATAAGAAACTATATGTCGCTCTAAAGCAAAAAGGTGACATATAGCGGACGTTTGGTTTCTTTGTGGAAAAAGGACGAATGAAGGCACCGGCGAATTTTTCTTATCCCGCCTTAGCAGGTAGTAATACCCCACTGAGTAAGTTTCACTTTATGGAGCAACCGTAAGAACAAATTCATTTCAACAGTAGAGGAGGATATCGGAGTGAACCATAAAGAAGCACCATTATATGAAGCCTTGTGTATGTATGAAGGGAACCGTCATCAATCTCTTCATGTGCCAGGGCATAAGGACGGGAATACGTTTGACGGCGAAGCGATGTCACATTTTCATTCCATACTAAAGATAGATGCAACAGAAGTAGACGGCCTGGATGATCTGCATCACCCAACAGAAGCGATTGCTAGAGCACAGGAATTGGCAGCTGATGCGTTCGGAGCTGAACACACATTTTTTCTAATAGGAGGCTCTACAGCGGGAAATCTGGCAGCAGCACTTACATTGTGCGAGCCTGGTGATGTGATTTTAGTTCAGCGTAATGCTCACAAGTCTGTATTCAACGGTCTCATGCTAGCGGGGGCACAACCGGTATACATTCTTCCAGATATTGAGCCAGGTACGCAGGTTGCTGCAGGCATCAATCCGGAGCACCTGCAGATGGCTTTACGTAAGTATCCGCAGGCTAAAGCAGTTTGGATTACAAATCCGAATTATTATGGAATGGGGCAGAACGTTACTAAGTTAGCGAATATATGCCATCAGACTGGGATTCCGCTTATTGTAGATGAAGCGCACGGAGCACATTTCGGACAGGCCGATGTGTTGCCTTCCTCCTCCTTGCAGGATGGTGCGGATCTTGTTATTCAATCGACGCATAAAATGTTGACCGCAATGACGATGGCTTCTATGCTGCACGTTCAGGGCCCGCTTATTCCAAGAGAGAAGCTTGCTGGTGTACTTGCTATGGTACAGTCGAGCAGTCCTTCTTATCCATTGATGGCTTCCCTGGATGTCTCACGCCGTCATCTCGTTATCAAGGGACGTACACAACTTTCCCATACAGTCGAAAAGTTGGAACGCTATAGAGCTGATATAACTAAAGAACTGCAGCA
This sequence is a window from Aneurinibacillus migulanus. Protein-coding genes within it:
- a CDS encoding sigma factor G inhibitor Gin encodes the protein MEGVTNIFIHMYKIENNGEEWRKKDEGEIMMTEQENRSCIVCGNEETQGIFIFDSFVCQRCEQEIVTTDASEDKYRFFIRQMRSIWLKQNA
- a CDS encoding aminotransferase class I/II-fold pyridoxal phosphate-dependent enzyme, with translation MNHKEAPLYEALCMYEGNRHQSLHVPGHKDGNTFDGEAMSHFHSILKIDATEVDGLDDLHHPTEAIARAQELAADAFGAEHTFFLIGGSTAGNLAAALTLCEPGDVILVQRNAHKSVFNGLMLAGAQPVYILPDIEPGTQVAAGINPEHLQMALRKYPQAKAVWITNPNYYGMGQNVTKLANICHQTGIPLIVDEAHGAHFGQADVLPSSSLQDGADLVIQSTHKMLTAMTMASMLHVQGPLIPREKLAGVLAMVQSSSPSYPLMASLDVSRRHLVIKGRTQLSHTVEKLERYRADITKELQHLSVWDKAGDKITCIHSRDPLKWVLTSRHSSITGYQLLEYLQDKGCIAEMADVRNVVLVFSIDVRDEDIERTVSMIKKVDEEIGKRQSIADRAQAGVTQDVTGMLSGMESFIEPAIPLREAFHKKREEVTLQEAIGRCSAEMIIPYPPGIPLLTPGEIIEPVHIEAIRRIKKAGGYFQGASDEKMEKMFVLVNL